In the genome of Chitinivorax sp. PXF-14, the window CCTTGCCTGAGCGACGATTGTGCGTGGCGACGGAGGGTGGGTCGATTGTGGCTTTCCGGGGATCGAAAATTTGATTCAGCGCAACATTTGCGCTGCGGCGCACCATCGGATTTGACGTGAGTCAAAGTTGTGGGCGGCGGGCGGGAATATCCTGACTACGTTCATGGTTATTCATGACAACGATCAAATAACGCTCTGGGAGAGAAATATGAAGACCTTCGCCATGGCCATGCTGGGCGCCGCCCTCGTTCTGCCGACTGTTGCACACGCCGACCAAGGCGACATCCTAGTACGTGGCCGCATCGCCTACGTGAAGCCGGATGTGAAGTCCAAGCTGTCCAATCTCGACGTCAAGGACGACACGATTCCCGAACTCGATTTCTCCTACTTCGTGCACAAAAATGCTGCGGTCGAACTGATCCTCGGCACATCGCGCCACGAAGTCACGCTCGGCGGCGCATCGCTCGGCAAGGTCAGCGTGCTGCCACCGACCCTGACCGTGCAATACCACCCGACGCCTGAGGCAACGGTTCGCCCCTACTTCGGTGCCGGCCTCAACTACACCCGCTTCTACCGCATCGGCCTCGCCAACGGCGCGCTCACGATCGACAAGAATAGCTTCGGCCCCGCGCTGCAAGCCGGCCTCGACATCTCGATCGACAAGCGCAGCTTCGTCAACTTCGACGCCAAGAAGATCTGGATGAAGACCGACGTCAAGGACAGCGCCGGCTCGACCGTCACCGAACTGAAGCTCGATCCCTACGTGCTCAGCGTAGGCTATGGCTGGCGCTTCTAAGGCGCACTGCACCATTTCCCGCGTAGCAGGGCCCGTGCCAGATAAGTACTCGATGGCTTGGCGCCCCGCAAGCGGGGTGGAGCGGTAGGTACGCCTGCCCCCAGCCCCTGTGGGGCTGAGGGCAGATAAGTACTCGATGGCTTGGCGCCCCGCAAGCGGGGTGCCAAGCTCATCGGTACTAAAAAAGACGCGGCCCCAAATGGCGGGAGGCCGCGTGTCCAAGGAGAGTATTCTGCGCGCGCCGTGTTACAGCATCACGCCTCCTGTCGCTTCGATGGCGGCGCCGTTGATGTAGCTGGCCTCGTCCGAGGCGAGGAATGCGTAGACGTTCGCCATTTCCTCCGGCGTGCCCAGGCGGCGCAGCGGCACTTTCTCTTCCATCTGCTGGATCACCTTTTCGGGCATGCTGTCGAGTATCGTCGTGGCGATGAAGCCCGGACACACCGCGTTGACGCGGATGCCCTTGGGACCGAGCTCCTTGGCCCAGGTCTTGGTGAAGCCGATGACGCCGAACTTGGCAGCGGCGTAGTTGGTCTGCCCGAAGTTGCCGTAGAGGCCAACCACTGAGCTGGCATTGAGGATGCTGCCGCTGCCCTGCCCGACCATGATGTCGACCACGGCCTTGGTGCAGCGATAGACGCCCTTCAGGTTGATGTCGATGACGCGGTCGAACTGCTCGTCGGTCATCTTCTGTAGCCTGGCGTCGGCGACGATGCCGGCGTTGTTCACCAGCACATCCACACGGCCCCAGCGCGCGAGCGTCCGCTGCACCATGTCGTCGATCTGCACCTGGCTGGTGACGTTGACCACACAGGCAATGGCGTCGCCGCCGAGCTCACGGATATCGGCCAGCACGTCGTTGAGCGCGGACTGGTTGAGGTCGGCGAGCGTGACGCGTGCGCCTTCCCGCACGAACTTCAGTGCAGTGGCACGGCCGATGCCGTTGGCCGCGCCAGTGATGATGGAAACCTTGTCTTTGAGTCGCATATGGAACCTATGTCGGCTGGTGTTCGCCCGGCAGTGGCGCCAGATCGGGCGCAGGCCGAACGCGGAAGGTCGAAAAAGTACCGGCGGGGACGGGCGCTCCCGCCGGTCTAACTCGACATGGAAACAACGCTTTCGTACAGCGTTCGCGGGTGGTCCCGCTTTTCTTGCCTTTCGTGGACAGAATCTCGATCCCTTACTGGGGTATCAGCAACGTGTTGGCGCTGAAGCCGATGGCATCGGCTGCCGCCGGCGTGCTCACGATCGGAGGCAGGTTAGCCGTCGTCAGCTGATCGGCCTGCGCGGCACGTGGCGTAGCGCGCACCACCTGGCTCGCGGGCAGCGCCGTGCCGTTCTTCAAATAGGCGTACATGGCATCGAGCGCCTGGTTGAAGTAGTAGTGCACCGGCACGAAGCGGGTGCCGAAGCCGCTCGCCACGCCGGCAATGTCGCCGCTGGCAAGGAATGCGTCGAAATGCTGGCCATGGGTGACCTCGATGTAGCTGAGCTTGCTGCTGGCGCCGTCCACCGCCTTGTGGGCGGCGACGTAGGCACGCGAGGCATGGTTGGGCGGCAGCAGCGCATCCGAGCGGCCGGTGACGATGAGCACGGGCTTACCGTGCAGCTTGCCGCTACGCAGCGTCTGCCGCACACCATCGCGCACATGCTCGTACAGCGCGTTGTCCTGGCCGGTCAGCCTGGCACCGCTGACCGGGTCGATGCCGGTGGCGAGCCGGCGCAGGCACAACGCGCCGTCAAGGTTGTAGTCCTGCTTGCCGGCCGCGTTGAAGGCCAGGTCCTCGCGGATCGCACCGCCCAGGCTCGCGTTGTAGATCAGGCTCAGACCGTCGGACGGCGGCACGCCATTGAGCGTGGCATAGGCGCGCACCAGCGCGGTCTGGTTGACTGCCGTCGGCTTGAAGGTGGCATCGACATAGGCAAAGCTGAAGCCGCACAGATTGTCGGCGACGCTGGCCCTGGCATAGGCGTTGGCATAGGTGACGGCGATGGCCTGCGTGGCGTTGAAGGCGTACTGGAACGGCTGGGCGACGTCGCTCTCGGGCGTCCAGCCGTAGGCGTGCAGCTTGTCAAGCGCATCCTGCGCCTGGTCGACCAGTGTCGTGCCCTTCACCAGCCCCTTGGCGGCCAGCTGGCTGCAGCGCTCGGCGGCGCGCGCGACGTTGACGGTGTTGTAGGGCGCGTTGAGGCCGGCGATCGAGCTCGCCTGCGCGGCGCACGGCTGGTACAGGTTGGCGTAGCTGATGTAATCCATCAGCGGCTTGCCGATCAGCGGCGCCACCGTGCTGCCCTGCTTGATGCTCAGGCCGTCGACCTTGTCGGGCTGCACATTGGGCTCGCTCACCGCCACGCCATTGATGAGGCCGCCGCCATCCTGCTCGGCGGCGGCAATCGCGGCGCCGCCGCCATTCGATACGCTGGAGGCAATGACGAGCGTGCTCTTGGGCTTCACGCCATCGCGGTAGTGCAGGCCGTTGCCGGCATCGGAGCCGAACTGCTCGTTCAGCACGTAGTAGGCGAAACGCACCGCATCGAGCGTGTTACGGCCCCAATCGCGCTCGGGGTTCTGCTGCGAGTGGGCGTGCTTGACCGCCAGCCGGTTGGGATAGGCATCGTTGAAATCGGTACGTGCCTTGGCCGACAGGCGCGCGGTGAAGTGCGACAACTTGCCAGCGGCATCGGCCGTGGTGCGCGTGCCGTCCTGCAGCATCACGGTGTCGGCGGTCAGATCGTAGACGCCGGCGCCCGTGCCCTTGTCGCTGTAGGCGACGGCGCAGCCATGCTTGAGTCCCCACTCGCCGGCCGTGCCGATCGCACCATAAATGCCGCGCGAGCCGCTCGAGGTGGCGGTGACCACACATGGCGCCTGGGGATCGAAGCTGGCCGGCACCTGCACCATCAGCACGACATTCTCGTTACCCGAGCGGTCGCCGGCATAGGCCGTGTACTCGGTGCCGGCGATCTTGCCTTCGGTCTGGGTATCGACGCCGTTCCTGTCGATATTGGGGCCCCACAGCCGGCCATAGCCACCGGCGGCGGAGATGTCGACGAGCGCACGATACTGGTTCCAGATCGCGTTGCGGCGCAGCTCGGCGGCTGTCGGCTGGGCTGCGTTGGCGTAGAGCGGCTGCGCGCCGGCCAGGCCGCTCTTGCCGAGGCCAGCAGTGAGCAGGTCGTCGCTCGCGCCGTCGTAGCTGTGCTTGACCACGTCGCCGTTGATGAAGGCCGGCTTGCGGTTGATCAGCTTGAGGTTGAGCGCGCCACTGTTGCCGACGGTGGCCTCCTTGAGCAGACCGAGCGTGTCGAGCGTGCGGTCGAGGTCGTCGCCGATCTGCATCGCGCCATGGCGGAAATCGCCGGCGAAATCCTTGGGCAGCGCGCCGCCATCGATCAGCGCCTGGCGCACCTCGCTGTCAGCGGCCGTGAGCTTGTCCTGCGCCAGCGCCTTCTGTGCCGCCTGCTGGTAGGCCGCGGCCGTATTGGCGCCGAGCACACGCTGGACGACCAGCTCGGTGACCGGGTTGACGTTGACCGGCCCCTTGAGGTCGCCGACATTGGCCAGCGAATGCAGCAGCACGCCGTCTGCCGTGGCCACCTCGATGATCAGCGGCGCGTGCAGGCCGTCGAGATTGATGCTGAAGCTGCCATCGGCGCCCGTCGTGGCGGTGTGCTCGGTGCCGTTGGCATCCTTGAGCTTGATCGTGGCCCCGGCGATGGCGGCGCCGGTCGCCGCCGTCCCGCCGAGCGTGCCGCTCAGCGCATCGCCCTCACCGCCCCCGCCACCACAGGCGGCCAGCGCCAGCGACACCAGCGCGGCGGCCAGTTTGAGCTTGAATCCAGCTTGGTTCATGTCTCTTCCTCGTGTTGTTGTCGAAGCTTGTGCAAACAGGCAGTGGGCCCGGCCGGCGATGCCGGGACCGCGATCCAGGGTCAGAACGAGCGCTTGAACAGCCGGCCGAGCTCGCCGACGATGCCGCGGCGGAACAGCAGCACGCTGGCGATGAAGATCAGGCCGATCACCACGTTGACCGACAGGAATATCTTGAGCAGCGGCGACAGATCGGCCGAGGTGGCGCCGAGCGCGGCCAGCTGGTTGTGCAGCCAGCGCACGATGGCCGCGCCGAGCACCGGGCCGGTGATGGTGCCCATGCCGCCCAGCAGCGTCATCAGCACCACTTCGCCGGACATCTGCCAGCTGACGTCGGTCAGCGAGGCGAGCTGCATCACGATGGCCTTGGTGGCGCCGGCCACGCCCGCAAGCCCGGCCGACATCACGAACAGCCCCAGCTTGTAGCGGTCGACCCGGTAGCCGAGGCTCAGCGCACGCGGCTCGTTCTCGCGCACCGCGGCCATCACCTGGCCATAGGGCGAGTTGACGGTGCGGTAGATCAGCCACAGACAGGCCGCGAACACGGCAAACACGAAGTAATAAAGATTGAGCGGCAGGCTCTGCCCGGCCACCTCGTAGGTGGTGGCGAGGTCGATCAGGCCGAACACCTTGCCCTGCGGGATGCCTTGCAGCCCATCCTCGCCGCCGGTAACGGGGGTCTTGAGCGCGACGAAGAACACGATCTGCGCCAGCGCCAGCGTCACCATGGCGAAGTAGATGCCCTGGCGGCGAATCGCCACCAGGCCGAACGCCAGCCCCAGCACCAATCCGGCCACACCACCGAGCAGGATGCTGAGCTCGGGCGTCAGCCCCCAGTCGCGCGCCGCCACGCCGCACAGGTAGGCGCCGCTGCCGAAGAACGCGGCATGCCCGAACGACAGCAGGCCGCCGTAGCCGAGCAGCAGGTTGAACGCCGCCGCAAACAGGGCGAAGCACAGCATCTCCATCGCGAACACGGGATAGATCACGAACGGCGCCAGCACGCCGAGCAGCGCCAGTACGATCCAGGTATTCCTGCTCATGTCAGGCCTCCTTGCCAAACAGGCCGGCCGGCTTCCACAGCAGCACCAGGGCCATGATGATGAAGATCACGGTATTCGACAGCGGCGGGTAGACCACCTTGGTCAGGCCCTCGATCAGGCCGAGCCCGAAGCCGGTGACAATGGAGCCGGCGATCGAGCCCATGCCGCCGATGACGACCACGGCGAACACCACGATGATGA includes:
- a CDS encoding 3-hydroxybutyrate oligomer hydrolase family protein encodes the protein MNQAGFKLKLAAALVSLALAACGGGGGEGDALSGTLGGTAATGAAIAGATIKLKDANGTEHTATTGADGSFSINLDGLHAPLIIEVATADGVLLHSLANVGDLKGPVNVNPVTELVVQRVLGANTAAAYQQAAQKALAQDKLTAADSEVRQALIDGGALPKDFAGDFRHGAMQIGDDLDRTLDTLGLLKEATVGNSGALNLKLINRKPAFINGDVVKHSYDGASDDLLTAGLGKSGLAGAQPLYANAAQPTAAELRRNAIWNQYRALVDISAAGGYGRLWGPNIDRNGVDTQTEGKIAGTEYTAYAGDRSGNENVVLMVQVPASFDPQAPCVVTATSSGSRGIYGAIGTAGEWGLKHGCAVAYSDKGTGAGVYDLTADTVMLQDGTRTTADAAGKLSHFTARLSAKARTDFNDAYPNRLAVKHAHSQQNPERDWGRNTLDAVRFAYYVLNEQFGSDAGNGLHYRDGVKPKSTLVIASSVSNGGGAAIAAAEQDGGGLINGVAVSEPNVQPDKVDGLSIKQGSTVAPLIGKPLMDYISYANLYQPCAAQASSIAGLNAPYNTVNVARAAERCSQLAAKGLVKGTTLVDQAQDALDKLHAYGWTPESDVAQPFQYAFNATQAIAVTYANAYARASVADNLCGFSFAYVDATFKPTAVNQTALVRAYATLNGVPPSDGLSLIYNASLGGAIREDLAFNAAGKQDYNLDGALCLRRLATGIDPVSGARLTGQDNALYEHVRDGVRQTLRSGKLHGKPVLIVTGRSDALLPPNHASRAYVAAHKAVDGASSKLSYIEVTHGQHFDAFLASGDIAGVASGFGTRFVPVHYYFNQALDAMYAYLKNGTALPASQVVRATPRAAQADQLTTANLPPIVSTPAAADAIGFSANTLLIPQ
- a CDS encoding branched-chain amino acid ABC transporter permease — encoded protein: MSRNTWIVLALLGVLAPFVIYPVFAMEMLCFALFAAAFNLLLGYGGLLSFGHAAFFGSGAYLCGVAARDWGLTPELSILLGGVAGLVLGLAFGLVAIRRQGIYFAMVTLALAQIVFFVALKTPVTGGEDGLQGIPQGKVFGLIDLATTYEVAGQSLPLNLYYFVFAVFAACLWLIYRTVNSPYGQVMAAVRENEPRALSLGYRVDRYKLGLFVMSAGLAGVAGATKAIVMQLASLTDVSWQMSGEVVLMTLLGGMGTITGPVLGAAIVRWLHNQLAALGATSADLSPLLKIFLSVNVVIGLIFIASVLLFRRGIVGELGRLFKRSF
- the fabG gene encoding 3-oxoacyl-ACP reductase FabG produces the protein MRLKDKVSIITGAANGIGRATALKFVREGARVTLADLNQSALNDVLADIRELGGDAIACVVNVTSQVQIDDMVQRTLARWGRVDVLVNNAGIVADARLQKMTDEQFDRVIDINLKGVYRCTKAVVDIMVGQGSGSILNASSVVGLYGNFGQTNYAAAKFGVIGFTKTWAKELGPKGIRVNAVCPGFIATTILDSMPEKVIQQMEEKVPLRRLGTPEEMANVYAFLASDEASYINGAAIEATGGVML
- a CDS encoding OmpW family protein; the encoded protein is MKTFAMAMLGAALVLPTVAHADQGDILVRGRIAYVKPDVKSKLSNLDVKDDTIPELDFSYFVHKNAAVELILGTSRHEVTLGGASLGKVSVLPPTLTVQYHPTPEATVRPYFGAGLNYTRFYRIGLANGALTIDKNSFGPALQAGLDISIDKRSFVNFDAKKIWMKTDVKDSAGSTVTELKLDPYVLSVGYGWRF